The Arachis ipaensis cultivar K30076 chromosome B03, Araip1.1, whole genome shotgun sequence region agaataaaaatatacaaaatttttttaacaaatatacataaatttcttagtttttataCTGAATTTTTGCTACAATAGTACAAACATGTCTTCTttaatgttcttttttttttctttcttttagttgattgAATGTAGGttcattgtttttattcttgttaagagagtaaaataagaaaaaaacttgagaaaataaaacaagaaggaaaagattaataagaaaaaaaaagaagataatgatgatgaaaaagaagaagaataataacacTTTAGTCATCTCATTAGCAAGTTAATGTGCAGAAATAATCAAATAAATTGTGTGCTTTTTGGTCGGATTGTAGATAATATTCTCCCTCACCTCGAAGAAGGAAGGGTTGGCCCCTCATTGTTGTGCTAAGTGTTTACAAaacttattagaataaaaatacacagaaatttcataataaatacacataaatttcttattttttacACCGAAAGTCCTTAATGATTGCGATACGGAAACTCAGTTCGAAAATAAGCACACAAACAATACTGAATCATGGACAAAATACATCCAAATTAATTTCAACGATAACGATAATAATAACGACGATAACGATATAGAAGATGACGTTGACGATGACGATGACGATAACGATGATGACGATGGCGATATAACGATAACATGCtgatgatgatggagaaagaagagaaggaaaatgaatgaaaagaagaaatcaaatgaaaaagggaagagaaagaggaGAAGGCAGTGATGGTGGTAGTGACGACGATAATGtaaaaaaaagaggagaagaaaaaacAACAATTGAAATGTCAGtaggaagaagaaaaggagaaagagaaggaggagaaggagaagaaaacagagaaggagaaggaaacagaaaaagaaagaagagaggaggagaagaaaacgGAGAAGAAAGAGACGCATGATTTGAAAAATGGTTATAACAACTTGGTTAGATTTAATTAAGTATTTTGCTTGAATGTAGAACTTTATTCGTTTTTAATATCTAAAGTAAATATTTGTCAAtttgttatttaattatttttaaattttaaccaagcttttaagttttttatatacaatatttatttatttatcttttcctttCTCTTGTCGGCAAGACTGAATTCATCTacagtttattaaaaaatatcagaTCCTAATACCAGGTTAAGAACCACAGGTCTCGACATATTTCGGGGATCAACGAGGCTTGGCTATCATTGGATGCAAAATAGGAGCTAATCACATGATTCACACAAGCATGTAGGTTTTCTCTGTTATTGTTTTTTATGAAACTCAGAATACCGTGCCTACAAGCATGATTTGAAACCATGCTGGTTCAGGAAAAGCATGATACTAAATATATATACATGACCATGCAGAACAAACTAAGGCTGAATATAGATTCCAAGTTTTCACTAATATATACCTCCACATTCTCTAGAAaatgtctctttttttttttaatctttttttgaAATAAGCTCTTCAGCAAAATGCCCATGAGGGCCTCTACTTCCAATTCAAAGGGCTGATCTGATATGAATCATCATTCATCGTCTCACGTTTATTTGAAACACTCTGTTATACCAAATTGAATGGAGTGTCATGTGGAATAGGTCATACTTCAAGGGCTTTGTATGCCACAAAAAATGTTTCTGAACCCTTCTGATCCCAAGTTGCAATTTGACATACTTTTCTTCAGGAACTGAAACAAGTATGTTCTTCAAGTTTGGAATGTCTTTCTCTGGAAGGATTAATGAGAATGCATCCCAATCTAAAACCTCAAAAAAAGGTGGCACAAAGTTGTCTGATATAATGACAGGCACACACTCATAGAATATGGCCTCAACCACACGGGGACTGTTGACCTCGTACCCCTTTGGGCATATGCAGTATTTGCTGCTCTTCATGTGCTGAATGTAACTCATCTTGCTGGCAACACCGTGTGGCATTGGGCCAAATATCTTCATGTCAGGGTCTTTGTCCTTCCAGTGCTTTAGCAGTATTTGGCGCAAATAACCGTGCATGTTTCCGGCGTAGAATGCAAGAATATGCCTTTCTTGAGGAGGCTTTCCTCCAAGATCTCTCTGAGGATTTTTAACTGATCGGACATAAGTTTCCGGAAGAGCAACGTCCCTTCCTATTTTGAAGCCTTGAGTTACATCAGAATTGCAGAGGGCTTTTATGCAGTATTCCATGTGGTGCCTTGTTTCATATGGAGCCTGCAATTTTTCAGTTGTAAAATTTATCATCCAAGTAAGTAGTATTTATGCATATAGTGAATAGGACCTACTTGGAGTGGACATGTTTCATCAAGAAAACAAAGAGACATCAAATTCTTATGTCATCATAGATATCTTGGAAGTTGGtacattattttttattgttaaatttCATAACATAGCTGggattaaagaaaaagaagaaggaaagaagagcaCATAACATACCCAATCATGGCAAGCAACAAGAAAATGGTCAGCACCACCTGTTCTGTTAAAGTAACGATATTTTGCAGAAATGTTATCCGTATAATCCTTCAAGAACCTTCGAAGATTTGTCCGATTATGCGAGTTGCGTACATAAAGGGAGAACTCTAACATTCGCGCACTAAATGGCATATAAAACAGGTGTGCCTTTGCAGGATCCTTCACAACAAATTGCTTATTTTCCTCCATCAGTTTCATAAACCAGCCTTCAGCAGCATATAGTCCCTTAAGAATAGGTTGATGAAAGATGGGCTTGTTTCCATCCTTGTATATGTAAACCTTAAGTGTGCGTTCCATGAGTTCATAGCTCCTGCAAATGCAaggatttaaaaagaaaaaaaaatcaaatgatCTTGACTTTGGCCAATGTGGCAAACACATATCAAACACAAAACAACAAAAATCCATGGAGGAGCAAATAAGTGAAATCTAATGTCATATTATAACGAAGCATTAAGATGTCCCTATCAAATAATTCATAGGGAGTTAAGAACTTCATAGCCAACCAAGAAGTTAATATTCTTTTCATCAATCTTGCTCATGCAGAACTTAATTTAGTTGTGAACATATTTTCTTTAACATCTTTAAGCTTGCCTTTTGAACATAGAAATATTGCGAAAGAGAGGAGCATAAAGCTCTTTGTCCTGTGTTACTATCGGAGCATGCTCAATCTCGAACCTTGCAGCAAGGACTTCCAGGTCAAGTTTGGAAGACCACCGTGGTTTCTGCAATCAAACATAGAATATAAAGATCAAAGTAACTATAACTTGTCCAAG contains the following coding sequences:
- the LOC107630262 gene encoding probable glycosyltransferase At3g07620, which encodes MGNRRFLFLLGTMAVNFLLFQSILVPYGNGNSPWSLGPENYAHVHDNVSDLVSEISNNGGVFELRADTNSVQSLPDKKGEVKNYSLELVSVGSNKRSIAVLTKDSKNGFPVKQILESKGGISTVSQLLKNEKMDSSDSTPSYGNLTFLENSRPRNDLFASDNSTAANIPRTKKMRCNMPPKSRTLIQEMNRILIRRRAKSRAMKPRWSSKLDLEVLAARFEIEHAPIVTQDKELYAPLFRNISMFKRSYELMERTLKVYIYKDGNKPIFHQPILKGLYAAEGWFMKLMEENKQFVVKDPAKAHLFYMPFSARMLEFSLYVRNSHNRTNLRRFLKDYTDNISAKYRYFNRTGGADHFLVACHDWAPYETRHHMEYCIKALCNSDVTQGFKIGRDVALPETYVRSVKNPQRDLGGKPPQERHILAFYAGNMHGYLRQILLKHWKDKDPDMKIFGPMPHGVASKMSYIQHMKSSKYCICPKGYEVNSPRVVEAIFYECVPVIISDNFVPPFFEVLDWDAFSLILPEKDIPNLKNILVSVPEEKYVKLQLGIRRVQKHFLWHTKPLKYDLFHMTLHSIWYNRVFQINVRR